In Mycolicibacterium nivoides, the DNA window TGATCGTGTCGATCGTCGCTTCCGCTGCGGCAATATTCTTCCGGTGCAATGGAATTCGTGAGGACCACAATACGGTGTCGGTTGCGGCCTCGCGCACGCAGCGGCGCAGTACGCGGGCGATCGCATCCCGTTCGGAAGTCGACGTCAGCCGGGCCGCGCGGGCGGCGATGGCACTGCCGGCGGGAGTCGGTGCGCCGACGGCCAGCATGGCGTCCAGGCGACCCGACCTGATCCGTGCGGTCAGGCGGGCCCGGATCGACGGGCGGCAGGGGGCAGGTGCACGGCGGACTGCGGTCGCTGGCGTCGCAGAAATTCGATTGTCGTTCATGGCGATACCTCGTAGTTTTCCCGTATGCCCAGGCCGTAGATCGTGACTACCTATGACCGTACGCTGGTCATGAATGACTAGTCAAACCAATTTAGTGGTCACGGCGGTACGCTGGAGTGATGACGACGACGTGGGCCGGTGACTCCGAGACCAAACCCGCGCCCGGACCTCTGGCCCGGATTCAGGCTCTGGTCAACACGATCGAGTTGCCTGCCGGAACCGACCGTCTCGCGGACCCCGACGATGCGGCGCCCTGGCTGGCGGCAAACGGGTTGCTCGCCGCAGGTGCGCGTCCGACGGCGGCCGAACTGGACCTGGTTCGCCGGGTGCGCGAAGCGTTGCGCGCGCTGCTGATCCACAACACCGGCGGCCCACCGCCGCAGGCCGATCACCTTGCCGTACTGCAGGCGCTCACTGATGCGTGTACCGCGAGGGTCGAGCTGGCCTCCGACGGGCAGGTGCGGTTGGCGGCCACTGGTGAGGGCGTGGACGAGCGTCTGCTCGAGCTACTGCTGGTGATGCGCGACGCGCAGCGGGAC includes these proteins:
- a CDS encoding CGNR zinc finger domain-containing protein, whose product is MTTTWAGDSETKPAPGPLARIQALVNTIELPAGTDRLADPDDAAPWLAANGLLAAGARPTAAELDLVRRVREALRALLIHNTGGPPPQADHLAVLQALTDACTARVELASDGQVRLAATGEGVDERLLELLLVMRDAQRDGTWARLKACANDECTWAFYDRSRNHGGTWCVMSECGNKLKNREFRARRRAGGAK